A single window of Aphidius gifuensis isolate YNYX2018 linkage group LG1, ASM1490517v1, whole genome shotgun sequence DNA harbors:
- the LOC122861043 gene encoding homeobox protein cut isoform X6, whose product MQASAEANSLDLQAMQSMDWLFKKERIYLLAQFWQQRATLAEKEVTTLKEKLAASTDGNIKTEGQQQTSQNAQSTETSHEHSNPRRSPSINLEQELQAKDKEINQLVDEVTRLQQSLHRLQETSAQTASRLEEELETRRQHIVRLESKLDRQRDYDDIKREISVLRSVDLSQIPTGEPGKSLEHLLMERTKALQQAENLKPPTTPDTIIDQINSSTSTPVKSTTPLDNLDDMDKMPITDTSIELTTTATTTTSSTVSTVSTTTSSSSPLLSSTSTSTSVVQSITSPMSTTATTTTTTTLTSSHQLSTSNIETNNLLNGTSLSLAGLHLVGPTTTTTTASPKSPHDDTLYNNNNNNNNINNNNINNNNNNSISHHLMMNNNNSNHSINNNNNNNNSIGSISVLDSLKGPFRFDDRTHPFRFGDEFGAAGMAGRLGESLIPKGDPMEARLQEMLRYNMDKYASQNLDTLHIARRVRELLSIHNIGQRLFAKYVLGLSQGTVSELLSKPKPWDKLTEKGRDSYRKMHGWACDENAVMLLKSLIPKKDYVSGKEQGMPTFARGPQDGGPNDMNDERIAHMLNESSHLGMSRSEHDMSNDADSKSPSRLGCPSPLFGKDRYDSQNRRLKKYENDDIPQEKVVRIYQEELAKLMGRRVEDLRGPRDFPPSAMFSHFFSAGGGQSIQGMERTQDEIRIALDAYHRELQKLNTAPGQIPGLPNLPGLLALHQQALHQNHIANGGAGTGVGGGNPNSGGGGGGGGVQDLSLGKIEQRNKIMNGISEEDKEKMEEAMRHAGSAFSLVRPKQEPTQGPQSTPGGSSASSPLGNSILPPAMTPNEEFSAAAAASPLQRMASITNSLISQPSTPTHHSSNQRPLKAVLPPITQQQFDLYNNLNTEDIVKRVKEQLSQYSISQRLFGESVLGLSQGSVSDLLARPKPWHMLTQKGREPFIRMKMFLEDEQAVHKLVASQYKIAPEKLMRTGGYGGLPRKFNSACGTPMKPMPPTKLVQEQLQNAAKAQAAAQAAAAAQVAAQTAAAVQHHQEQTQMQLGPPQSSPQLGQHTIQGPQGLMLTSPGSHLASHLPTQLTIQELQKKQHQQQQREQQQQMSGLHSPHQMTPSPLRSLHPHISPSVYEMAALTQDLDTQTITTKIKEALLANNIGQKIFGEAVLGLSQGSVSELLSKPKPWHMLSIKGREPFIRMQLWLSDAHNVDRLQALKNERREANKRRRSSGPGHDNSSDTSSNDTADFYHASNSPGPGPGPGPGPAAKKQRVLFSEEQKEALRLAFALDPYPNVATIEFLAGELGLSSRTITNWFHNHRMRLKQQTPHGQPEQQSPREPGQPFDPVQFRLLLNQRLLEIQKERLGLGNVQIPYSPYFNPNLATLMSNALKEQCSGLDLSMGTLKREPNQEYDDDDADNDNDNENDNDNDDGMSNLGSEDSDGSGTSLKRESNDIHNSQIPTTASSVTSARSSRRKPAAPQWVNPEWQEPTRTGDEVIINGVCVMQTDDYGVKRENEQTVRVEPTPVQDRYDDDCQSDASSISANNGQDRDSPMPASPKSAQNSPIITTTTTATTTTTMTSPRSPLSTQNIHNNIDQSPKDIVKSEPEETWDY is encoded by the exons aGAGCAACATTAGCTGAAAAAGAAGTAACAACacttaaagaaaaattagcaGCGTCAACCGACGGTAATATCAAGACTGAGGGACAACAACAAACATCCCAAAATGCTCAAAGCACAGAAACAAGTCATGAACATAGTAATCCAAGAAGATCACCAAGTATTAATTTGGAACAAGAACTTCAGGCCAAAGACAAAgag ataaATCAACTCGTTGATGAAGTCACAAGGTTACAACAGAGTCTTCATAGATTACAAGAAACAAGTGCACAAACAGCATCAAGACTTGAAGAAGAATTAGAAACAAGAAGACAACATATTGTAAGGCTAGAAAGTAAATTAGATCGACAACGTGattatgatgatattaaacGAGAAATAAGTGTACTGAGATCAGTTGATTTATCACAAATACCAACTGGTGAACCTGGTAAAAGTTTAGAACATCTTCTTATGGAAAGAACAAAAGCTTTACAACAAgcagaaaatttaaaaccacCAACAACACCAGACACAATTATCG ATCAAATTAATTCATCTACAAGTACACCAGTTAAATCAACAACACCATTGGACAATCTTGATGATATGGATAAAATGCCAATAACAGATACCAGTATTGaattaacaacaacagcaacaacaacaacatcatcaaccgTATCAACtgtatcaacaacaacatcatcatcatcaccattattatcatcaacatcaacatcaacatcagtTGTACAATCAATAACATCACCAAtgtcaacaacagcaacaacaacaacaacaacaacattaacaAGCAGTCATCAATTATCAACAAGTAATATTGAGACAAATAATCTTCTAAATGGTACATCATTATCACTTGCTGGTTTACATTTAGTTggaccaacaacaacaacaacaacagcatcacCAAAAAGTCCACATGATGATACATtatacaacaataacaataataataataatattaacaataataatattaataataataacaacaacagcattAGCCATCATCTCATgatgaacaataataatagtaatcacagtataaataataataataataataacaacagtaTTGGAAGTATAAGTGTATTGGACAGTTTAAAAGGTCCATTTAGATTTGATGATAGAACACATCCATTTAGATTTGGTGATGAATTTGGTGCTGCTGGTATGGCAGGTAGATTAGGTGAATCATTAATACCAAAAGGTGATCCAATGGAAGCACGTTTACAAGAAATGTTACGTTATAATATGGATAAATATGCATCACAAAATTTAGATACACTTCATATTGCAAGACGTGTAcgtgaattattatcaattcatAATATTGGACAACGTTTATTTGCAAAATATGTACTTGGATTGAGTCAAGGTACTGTTAGTGAATTATTAAGTAAACCAAAACCTTGGGATAAACTTACGGAAAAAGGACGTGACAGCTATAGAAAGATGCATGGATGGGCTTGTGACGAGAATGCTGTGATGCTACTTAAATCATTAATACCAAAGAAAG ATTATGTTTCAGGCAAAGAACAAGGAATGCCAACATTTGCACGTGGTCCACAGGATGGTGGTCCAAATGATATGAATGACGAAAGAATAGCACATATGTTAAATGAATCAAGTCATCTTGGAATGAGCCGTAGTGAACATGATATGTCAAATGATGCTGATAGTAAAAGTCCAAGTAGATTGGGTTGTCCAAGTCCATTATTTGGAAAAGACAGATATGACAGTCAAAATAGAAgacttaaaaaatatgaaaatgatgacATTCCACAGGAAAAAGTTGTTAGAATTTATCAAGAAGAACTTGCTAAATTAATGGGTAGAAGAGTTGAAGATTTACGAGGACCAAGAGATTTTCCACCAAG TGCGATGTTTTCACATTTTTTCAGTGCTGGTGGTGGTCAAAGTATACAAGGAATGGAAAGAACACAAGATGAAATAAGAATTGCACTTGATGCATATCATCGTgagttacaaaaattaaatacagcACCTGGACAAATTCCAGGTTTACCAAATTTACCTGGTTTATTAGCACTTCATCAACAAGCACTACATCAAAATCATATTGCAAATGGTGGTGCTGGTACTGGTGTAGGTGGTGGTAATCCAAATAGTGGAGGTGGTGGAGGAGGAGGAGGAGTACAAGATCTTAGTTTGGGAAAAATtgaacaaagaaataaaataatgaatggtATATCAGAagaagataaagaaaaaatggaaGAAGCCATGAGACATGCTGGTAGTGCATTTTCATTGGTAAGACCAAAACAAGAACCAACACAAGGACCACAATCAACACCAGGTGGTTCAAGTGCAAGTTCACCACTTGGAAATTCAATTCTTCCACCAGCCATGACACCAAATGAAGAATTTTCAGCAGCAGCTGCTGCAAGTCCATTACAAAGAATGGCATCAATAACAAATAGTTTAATAAGTCAACCATCAACACCAACACATCATTCATCAAATCAAAGACCATTAAAAGCTGTATTACCACCAATAACCCAACAACAATTCGATCTTTACAATAATCTTAATACAGAGGACATTGTGAAGAGG GTAAAGGAACAATTAtcacagtattcaatatcacAGAGACTATTTGGAGAATCTGTATTGGGTTTATCACAGGGTTCAGTATCAGATTTACTAGCACGACCAAAACCTTGGCATATGCTTACTCAAAAAGGCAGAGAGCCATTTATTAgaatgaaaatgtttttagAGGATGAACAAGCTGTTCATAAATTAGTTGCAAGCCAATATAAAATTGCACCAGAGAAGCTCATGAGGACCGGCGGCTACGGCGGCCTGCCTCGTAAGTTTAACTCag caTGTGGAACACCAATGAAACCAATGCCACCAACAAAATTAGTACAAGAACAATTACAAAATGCAGCAAAAGCACAAGCAGCAGCAcaagcagcagcagcagcccAAGTTGCCGCCCaaacagcagcagcagtacAACATCATCAAGAACAAACACAAATGCAACTTGGTCCACCACAATCAAGTCCACAACTTGGTCAACATACAATACAAGGACCACAAGGATTAATGTTAACATCACCAGGTTCACATCTTGCATCACATTTACCAACCCAATTAACAATTcaagaattacaaaaaaaacaacatcaacaacaacaacgtgaacaacaacaacaaatgtcTGGTTTACATTCACCACATCAAATGACACCATCACCATTACGTAGTCTTCATCCACATATATCACCAAGTGTTTATGAAATGGCTGCATTAACACAAGATCTTGATAcacaaacaataacaacaaaaataaaagaagctCTACTTGCTAATAATATTggacaaaaaatatttggtgAAGCTGTACTTGGTTTATCACAAGGTTCAGTTAGTGAATTATTAAGTAAACCAAAACCATGGCATATGTTAAGTATTAAAGGACGTGAACCATTTATAAGAATGCAGCTTTGGCTATCAGATGCACATAATGTTGATCGTTTGCaagcattaaaaaatgaaagacgTGAAGCTAATAAAAGACGTCGTAGTAGTGGTCCTGGTCATGATAATTCATCAGATACATCAAGTAATGATACTGCTGATTTTTATCATGCTAGTAATTCACCTGGTCCAGGACCTGGTCCTGGTCCTGGTCCAGCAGCTAAAAAACAACGTGTATTATTTTCTGAAGAACAAAAAGAAGCATTAAGACTTGCATTTGCACTTGATCCATATCCAAATGTTGCAACAATTGAATTTCTTGCTGGTGAATTAGGTTTATCATCaagaacaataacaaattGGTTTCATAATCATAGAATGAgattaaaacaacaaacacCACATGGACAACCAGAACAACAATCACCACGTGAACCTGGACAACCATTTGATCCAGTACAATTTCGTTTATTACTAAATCAAAGATTACttgaaatacaaaaagaaaGACTTGGTTTGGGTAATGTACAAATACCATATTCACCATATTTTAATCCAAATTTAGCAACATTAATGAGTAATGCATTAAAAGAACAATGTTCTGGTCTTGATTTATCAATGGGTACATTAAAACGTGAACCAAATCaagaatatgatgatgatgatgctgataatgataatgataatgaaaatgataatgataatgatgatggtaTGAGTAATTTAGGTAGTGAAGATTCAGATGGTTCTGGTACAAGTTTAAAACGTGAATCAAATGATATACATAATTCACAAATACcaacaacagcatcatcaGTAACATCAGCAAGATCAAGTAGAAGAAAACCAGCAGCACCACAATGGGTTAATCCAGAATGGCAAGAACCAACAAGAACTGGTGATGAAGTTATTATAAATGGTGTTTGTGTTATGCAAACTGATGATTATGGTGTTAAAAGAGAAAATGAACAAACAGTTAGAGTTGAACCAACACCAGTACAAGATagatatgatgatgattgtcaAAGTGAtgcatcatcaatatcagcaAATAATGGACAAGATCGTGATAGTCCAATGCCTGCAAGTCCAAAATCAGCTCAAAATAGTCCAATAATAACAActacaacaacagcaacaacaacaacgacaatgACATCACCAAGATCACCATTATCAACACAAAATATTCACAATAACATTGATCAAAGTCCCAAAGACATTGTTAAAAGTGAACCAGAAGAAACTTGGGACTAttag